TGCGCAGCGCCCTGGTAGTCGATATCAAGGAGGATATCCTTGCCGGACCGGCTCATTTCCTCGAGCCGGCGGATGCTCGTCCCGTAGTAATTTCCGTGAACCCTGGCCCACTCGGCAAACTCCCCCTCCTCTATTCTCTTCTCGAAGTCGGCAATATCCACGAAATGATAATCGACCCCATCCTTTTCGCCGGCGCGCATGGGCCGGGTCGTGTACGAAACCGAAAGCTGAAGATCGGGACTCGCCTCGAGAAGTGCCTTGCAGAGTGTAGTTTTACCGGCTCCCGATGGAGCCGAAACGACGAAGACAGACCCGGAGTTGGAGCCTGGGGACTGGGGGCTGAGGGCTGGTTTTTTAGGCATCAATATTCTTTCGTAAAGATTTCTGCAAACTTCTAATTCTCTTCCCAAGCCTATCAGCAAGACTCAAGGTTTTATCAGATTCAGATTCCGAAACATAAGCCAGTTTTTCAGCAATTGTCAAATGTGTCTCCAGTTCGGCCAATGACCCGAGGGATATGGCCAGAAAATGAAGAAATTCCTTCGTTGAAGTGCGAGCATGTCCTTCAGCAATATTCAGCAGGTACTGAAACTGATGCCCTTTGCATTTGACTACAAAGAGCGTAGCGCTCCTGATTTGGGAACTGTTTGGTCAATCTGTAAATTTGCATGACAAGATCGATTCCTTCGCTCCATACTTCCAGATCACGATAAGATTTCATGACTCCCCCCAAGAAGTAGAATAAATATATCTGTTGAATTTAACAAGATCCCAGCCCCTATACTCTAATAACGGCCTTATTCAATGTTCTGAATCTGTTCACGCACTTTTTCCAGCTCGGCTTTGGCGGCAACAACGAGCTGAGTCAGGTCGGCATCATTCGATTTCGAACCCATGGTATTCGCCTCGCGGTTCAGTTCCTGGGCAATGAAATCCATCTTGCGCCCGATCGGTTCATCGGAATCAAGAAGTGCTTCATACTGATCAAGATGACTGGAAAAACGGGCCAGTTCTTCGCTGATATCACAGCGATCAGCAAAAATTGCTATTTCCTGGGCGACACGCTGGGGATCGACGGCAACATCATCCGGCAATCGGGCGAGTCGTTCTTTCAGTTTTTCCTGCCACTCGTTAACAACCAGCGGTGCCCGGCCAGAAATATCCGCGAGCAGGCCTCTCAGATTACCGAGACGCATGGCAACATCAGCCTTCATCGCCTCACCCTCAGTCTGCCGCATCTGCTGCATAGCATCAAGGGCTGTTGCAAGTGCCTGCATGGTCAATTCCGGTAGTACCGAATCCTCGACTGAAATTTCCTTGACGCCTATAACGTCCTTCTGCCCGACCAAAAGCTCGAGCGGAATCTCGGTTGAAAGCCCATATTTTTCGGTCAGTGACTTGAATATTTCAACGTAAGAATCGGCCACCGCAAAATTGACTTCCGGAGCGCCCCCCGCAGCATCGTCCTGGCCCACCTGAACAAAAAGATCGACCTTGCCACGATTGACCACTTCCGACACCCGCTTCCTGATACCATTTTCGAGAGGCAACATAAAACGCGGAGCCTTCAGGGAGATATCACTGAAACGGTGATTAACGCTGCGGGCTTCCACTGATACTGAAAAACCGCCGCCCTCGGCTTCACCCTTGCCATATCCGGTCATACTTTTAAGCATAAAAATCCTTCACACTATGATTGTAGAGTGTTATCCAAGATATTCTCAGTCGCATCAATAAGCGTATCAAACGTCAATAAATCTTCGTCAGCCAAGTCAAGGAGCTGCTCGCTTCCGTAGCCGGTCCGAACCAGCATCGGAGTACACCCGGACGCACGGGCCGCATCAATATCGGCCATCTTGTCGCCGACCAGATATGAGCACTTCAAATCGACTCCGAGCTCATCAGCTGCCTGGGTAATCATTCCGGGCGCCGGCTTGCGACAGGCACAATCTATCCGATATTGGCCCTTACCCTCGGTTGGATGATGCGGGCAGACGTAAAATGCGTCGATTGCGGTCCCGATAGCAGCTAACTCTTTCTGGATATGCTGGTGCAGCCTTGTCACAGCCTCAAGCGAATAATAGCCGCGACCAATGCCGGACTGATTGGTGATGACAATGACCAGAAAACCGGCATCCTTCAGCCTCCGGATCGATTCCGGTGCTCCGGCAATAAACTCGAAGTCCTCAATTTTGTAAAGATAATGTTTCTCGACGTTAATTGTCCCGTCACGATCGAGGAACACTGCTGGTCTCAATGGCCGGCAATGTGGACTATTCATGCCCATATTGATCAAGGACTTTTTTTATAATATTGGTCGTCGACTTGCCCTCTTCAAAGGTGACCAACTCAACCCGGCCACCGTAGCTCTCGACAACATCCCTGCCGACAACATCTTCTACTGCGTAATCTTCACCCTTTGCCAGAATATCAGGCTTGATCGCGGCGATCAGCTCGTAAGGCGTATCTTCACTGAAGAGTACGACATGGTCAATACAGTCGAGTGCGGCCAGAATATGAGCTCGTTCATCTTCACAGATCAGGGGACGGTTCTTACCTTTGAGGCGTCGGATCGATTCATCAGAATTGAGACCAAGGACCAGCAGATCACCTAGTTTGCGTGCTTTTTGCAGATATTTGACATGGCCAACATGCAGCAGATCGAAGCAACCGTTGGTAAAGACGATTTTGCGCCCACCGGCCCGTTCCTGTTCGAGTATTTTAGCCAGAGCCGGAAGACCCTTGATCTTGCGATCTGAATCGGTGTGCCGTTGTCCGGCCGCTTCGAGAATTTCATCGGGTGATACCGTGGAAGCCCCGACCTTGCCGACGACGATGCCGGCAGCGACGTTGGCCAACCACGCCGCATCAGCAATATTCAGACCTGCGGCCAGACCGACCCCGAGAAGGGTCATCACCGTGTCACCGGCACCGGTCACATCATAGACCTCGCGCGCTTCGGCTGGCAGGTGAACCGCATCTCCCTCCGCCGAGAAGATACTGATCCCCTCTTCGCTTCGGGTCAAGGCCAGGTATTCAAGATCGAGATCTTGAATCAGTTGCTGTCCGGTGGCGAGGATCTCGCCTTCATCGGCCAGCGAACATCCGGTCGCCAGCATCAGTTCCTTGCGATTCGGGGTCAAAAGTGTCGCACCTCGATATCGGGAAAAGTCATGCCCCTTGGGGTCGACGATAACCGGCAGTTTTTTTTGCCGGCAGTGTGAAATAATTTCTGACAGAACCTTGGCGCTTAGCACACCCTTCTGATAATCGGAGAGCAACACCAGATCGACGTTATCGATTCTGTCAGCAACAACCTCGATCAGGGCGCTCTCGGAACCGGTATCAATCGCATCGCGGCTTTCACTGTCGATCCTAACGATCTGCTGATTGCTCGCCAGAACCCGGGTTTTGCGGCTGGTCAGCCGTCCGGCTTCGGTCAACACACCGGAGTCATCGAGTTCGCGCAAGGCCAGACGCTTGCGCAACAGACCTGCGTTATCGTCATCTCCAATAACGCTCGCCACCGAAACCTGGCAGCCGAGAGCGCGCAGGTTATTGACAACATTGCCGGCACCACCAAGCCGCAGATCACTCCGTTTCAAATCGATGACCTGAACCGGCGCTTCGGGGGAAATCCGTTCGGCGCTCCCCCACAGGTACTCGTCCAGCATCAGGTCGCCAACGACCAGAACCCGTAAAGAGGATAGTTTTTCAATCAAGGATTCAACATCGACTCGCTTCATAATCCTGCCTGTTCAATTTTTACCGGAGAAAGCCTGATCGACGATCCGGCAGAGCAGATGGACAAGAACGCCATGGGCTTCCTGAATATGGGGCGTCTGCTGCACCGCAACGATCAGTGGCAGATCAACCGCTGCGGCGATATCGCCACCGTCGCGGCCGAGCAGGCCGATGGTCCGGCACCCGTTTCCCCTTGCTGTTTTAACAGCCTGCAGCACATTCGGTGAATGGCCGCTGGTCGAGATGCCGATCACCACATCACCCTTGACCGCCAAAGCCTCGACCTGACGGGCAAAGACTGCCTCGTAACCGAAATCGTTACTGACTGCCGTCAGAATCGAGGAGTCGGTGGTCAGCGCCAGCGCCGGCAGTCCTGAGCGTTCAGCCTCAAAGCGCCCGACCAGTTCGGCTGCCAGGTGTTGGGCATCGGCCGCGGAGCCGCCATTGCCCATGACGAGAATTTTATGACCCTGCCTGAGGGTATCGACCAGCAACTTTCCGGCGCGGTCGATGTTATCGGCCATACCCTCAATCAGTCCGATCGCCTGGTTGTGTCCGGCAAGATACTGCTGAACTGTTTGATTCATATCCAAGCCTGCCCCCGACCGATTCCGTAGTAAGTGAAGCCTTCTTGTGCCATATAAGCCGGATCATAGATATTCCGACCATCGAAAATATTCGGTTGACGCATCGACTCTTTCATCCTGGCCAGGTCTGGACTGCGGAAATTTTTCCATTCGGTCAACACGGCCAGTGCATCGGCCCCCTGCAGGGCCGCATAATCTGATTCGACCAGGCTCAATTCAGGCCGGTCTCCGTAGATGCGGGCGGTCTCTTCCATAGCTTCTGGATCGTAGGCGCGAACCGTCGCTCCGGCCTGCCATAACTGCTCCATCAGGACCCGGCTCGGGGCTTCACGCATATCGTCGGTATTCGGCTTGAACGAAAGCCCCCACAGAGCTATCACTTTTCCGTTCAGGTCTCCTTTGAAATGAGCCTTGATCTTTTTGAAAAGGAGTTCCTTCTGCTCGGCATTGACCTGTTCGACAGCTTTCAGCAAATGAGCGTCATAATTATTCTGCGCGGCGGTTCGTCCGAGTGCTTGAACATCCTTGGGAAAACAGGAACCGCCATAGCCGGCGCCAGGATAGATAAACGAATAGCCGATGCGCGAATCGGAACCGATCCCCTGTCGCACCATTTCGATATCGGCCCCCACCCGCTCGGCGATGTTGGCGAGTTCGTTCATGAAACTGATTTTGGTTGCCAGCATCGCGTTCGAGGCGTACTTGGTCAATTCAGCCGAGCGGACATCCATGACCAGCATCCGGTCATGGTTCCGGTTGAACGGGGCATAAAGGGTCTTGAGCAGTTCGGCCGTCCGCGGGTTGTCGGTGCCGACAATAATCCGGTCCGGCTTCATGAAGTCGCCGATGGCATCCCCTTCCTTGAGAAATTCGGGATTGGAGACGACATCGAAATCGACACTCAGGCTTCGGGCATCGAGTTCCTGTCTGATGACCGCATCGACGGTATCGGCTGTTCCGACCGGAACGGTCGACTTGTCGACGATGATCCGGTAATCGGTCAGACGTTCGCCGATACTTTTGGCGACCGCCTTTACATACTGCAGATCAGCAGAGCCATCTTCATCCGGCGGTGTCCCGACGGCAATAAACTGGAACAGTCCGTGCTCGACCGCGGCATCGATATCGGTCGTGAAGGTGATACGACCGGCCTTCATGTTCTCTCCGATCATGTCCGACAGACCCGGCTCGTAGATCGGCACATCGCCGCGATTCAGCATCTCGATCTTGGCGGTGTCGACATCGACACAGAGGACATCGTTACCAGCATCGGCCAGGCAGGCCCCGGTGACCAGACCGACATAACCGGAACCAAAAATCGTAATCTTCAAAATCCAATCTCCGTACTAATAATTATTTTGGCAAACGGCATAAAGGTGTTAAATATACTACGAATTTTAATTGTCCACAACTTAAAGACATAAAGAAAACGTCCGTTGACAGGATTGACAATTAGCCTCTTGTTCCTTATGATTCGGACGCATTTAACCTTATCAATTAAGTGACAATTATGAAAATACTCAGCCTGACCGATACATATGATCGACCAGAAACTGAAATATACATCAGTTTAAAAAAATCCGGAATTGATATTGAGCTGCTCGTCCGACCAGAACCAGAGTATCCAAGAGTTCAAGAGGCAGGAATTAAGACAACTGACTTTTATGTCAATGGTCGATTTGACCTGAAGGCAATTATGGCACTCCGCAGGATTTTAAAAAAAGAAAAATACGACATCCTCCACGTCTGGAACAATCGGGCGGCATCGGTCGGAGTGCTTGCATCAATTGGCTTACCTGTAAAAATCATTGACTATCGGGGAATTGTAGGAAACGTCAGTTTTTTCAGTCCCAATTCCTGGATAACTTACTTCAACCCCAAAGTTAAAAAAGTTGTTTGCGTCGCCGATGCTATTCGTCGTTATTTTGTTCAAATGAACTTTCTCGGATTTAAGCTAAACCCGGAAAAGTTCAAGACCATCTACAAAGGCCACGACCAAAGTTGGTACACAAAAGATCCCGTTGATTTGAAACAATTCGGGATTCCTCAAGGATCCTTTGTCGTCGGATTCGCTGGCAGGGACCGACCGCGAAAAGGAATCGAAAATTTGGTTGAAGCCGTCAATCTACTTCCGGAGGATGTGGACATTCATCTTCTCCTGGTCGGTAAAATTCACCGCAGATCACTTTTGAAATTGATTGAGAGCAGCCCGCGTCGAGACAGTATTCACCTGGCAGGGTATCGCAATGACGCACCGGAAATCGCTGCAGCCTGCAGTACTTTTGCCTTGCCATCACTTAAAGGTGAAGGGTTTCCGCGCGCCGTGGTCGAAGCAATGTCCTACGGAACAGTCCCTATCGTCAGTGACCGAGGAGGCAATCCAGAATTACCCGTTGACGGCGTAAGTGGCTTTATCATTCCGGGAGGAAATTCAAAGGGGATGGCTGAGGCGATATTGAAACTTTACCACGACCCTGAATTGAGAAAAAAAATGGGAGCGGCCGCACGTCAGAGAATCATTGATAATTTCAACCATCAAAAAACTGTTGAAATCACAATTGATCTGTACAAAGAGGTTGTTTCGATGTGAGCGCTCTTTTCACCCATTTTCATAACCGGTCAGTAAAGCGTCCCAGTCATTTGGCCTGATATTAAGCTTTGGATTCTCATCTGCCAATTTATTCAAGGAACGTAACAATCGTTTTAGATTGGTATCTTGCCAGCGACCCGGTGCCCGTATCTCCCCTTTGTCGAAATCAAGGATATAAATATCCTGTTGACGGTCCAGCATGATGTTATGCGCATTGAGGTCAGCGTGATAAACACCACGCTGATGGAACCGTGCAACGCAGCGACCAATTTCGGCCCAGACCGCATCCGGTAGCGGACCTTGCGAAAGCGTCTCGGCCAGGGTCCGGGTTTCCGGAAGATATTCGGTGATCAGGGCCGCCCGGTAATACCCGCAACCGGGCCAGTAAGATGCGGCAACAGGACGCGGTACGGGGAATCCTTCCCGGAAAAGTTGATGCAGCAACTGCCATTCGGACCAGGAACGACATTTCTCACGATTCAAACCGAAATATTGATCATTGAGAACTTTACTGACCAGGCCGCCTCGACGATAATGGCGCAAGACCCAGGTCCGGTCCGGGAAACGGATGATACAGCTGGCACCACGACCACCAGTCGTCGCACCAATAACTCCTTGACCTTTGAGGCGTTCAACGTTAAAAAGGTCGGCCGATGGCGATTCGCACAATTCAGGATCGAACAGAATGTGGAACTGACCATCAATAACTATTTGAGGTTCGCTGCTTAATGACAATTTCCCTACCCTCTCCACCTGAAAGCATCTGCATTCTCAGGCTGTCGGCGCTCGGCGATGTCAGCCATGTCCTGCCGACCTTGAGGACCCTGCAGAAGACCTGGCCGGACTGTCGAATCACCTGGGTGATCGGTAAAACCGAACATGCACTGGTCGGTGACATCCCGGAAGTGGAGTTCATTGTCTTTGACAAAAGTAAAGGGGTCAAGGCTTATCTGCAACTCGCCAAGGATTTAAAAAGGCGCGAGTTTGACATTCTTCTGCACATGCAGGTCGCTCTGCGCGCCAGCCTGGCCAGCCTGCTGATCAAGGCACCGATCCGTCTCGGCTTCGACAAGTTCCGGGCCCGCAACGGCCAGGCCCTCTTCACCAATCACCAGATCGCAGCGGTTGAAAAGCAGCACGTTCTCGACAGCTTCCTCGAATTCCCGAAAGCGCTCGGCATTGAAGAGGCTGTCCTGGAATGGAATATTCCGATCCCGGAGCAGGCAGAACAAAAGGCAGCCGACCTGCTTCCGGCCGACAAGAAGATACTTGCCATCAACCCCTGCACCAGCAACCGCGCCCGCAACTGGCGCAACTGGAGCGTCGAGAATTACGCCTCGATCATCGGGCATGTCTTTGAGAAATACGGGATGATCACTGTGCTGACCGGCGGGCCTTCTAAAATGGAGGTTGATTACGCCGAAAGGATTGAAAGAGCGTCACGGCACAAGCCGATCAACCTGGTCGGAAAAACATCGGTCAAGGAACTACTGGCCGTGCTCAAACGGTCAGACCTGATGATCTCACCCGATACCGGCCCGGCCCACATGGCCAACGCTGTCGGCACCCCGGTTGTCGGCCTGTATGCGACCTCAAATCCTTATCGGACCGGGCCCTATAATTCGCTAGATATTACAATCAATAAGTATCCGGAAGCGCTAGATAAAGAGTCTGGCAAGTCGGTGGAAGATGTGCGTTGGGGGAAGCGGGTACGAAACCCGGAAGCGATGGAATTAATATCAAATAAGGATGTTATTTCAAATCTGAATAATATAGTTTTTAAAAATCAAACCGACGAAAATATTTCATAATATTTTTCTGCAGCGAATTTTTCGCTGAATTTATGATCGAGTAGAGAAATATATTTTTGCGGTTCACATAATGCGTCCTGGATTGCCTCGGTCAGTGCCTCTTCTTCAAGTGGAACAAGTGAAGGGGAATCCCCTCCTACAATCTCTTCTATTCCGCCCGGACAGTTTGTTGCAACAACTGGCACCCCCAAACTAGCTCCTTCCAAAACAACTGTAGGCAATGCTTCAAAATCGGAGGAAAGAACCAATAGACTTGCATTTTTTATGTAAGGATACGGGTTTTTCTGGAATCCGGCAAAAACGACTCTACCTTTAAGCCCCATATCCTGAGCCATTTCAAAGACACTTGACTGCAACTTACCCTCCCCAAGTAATACTAGTTTGGCGCAGGAATTGATTTTTGCGAAAGCTTTAAGCAACCTGTCATGTCTCTTTTCACGATTAAAGCGCCCTAAATGAAGAATGTACTTGCCTTCAATATTGATTTCATCCTTCTCAGCAAGTTTGAGCAGTTCATCTTGATTAATCGGATTGTAGATCACATATTTTGGAACATTCGACTTGAAATTTTCGCAAAAACTTTTGCATGCCCCCTGTGAAACAAAAACCAAAGGATGAGATCCATAAACGTTTTCCAGGTTTTTTTGAATAAAGAACTTTCTGATGATGTTTTTTCCCGAAAGTAATGATTCTCCATAGACACTGTGAATGATGTGAATGACGTTATGTCGACTTTTCGACATAACCTTATCAGCAAACATCATATTGGAGAGAACGATACAACCCTTCCCAAAATTATTCTCAATATAATCATCTACAGCAAAACAAATTTTCTTTCTGTAGGTAAGTCTTTTAAAACCTTTTTTACTGACTTTCTGAACTTCGTTAAGATAGTGAATCCGGCAGCCAGGATCTACTTCATGGGAAACACCCGAACTCAGCGTCACGATATGGCATTCATAGTCGAGATGCGATTCAAATACTTTATATAAATTCAGGACAGCCTTTTCCGCTCCCCCGCCGCTGAGATCAGGTAATACAAATATAATTTTCTTCATAGCCCGACATTCTTGACCAAAGTATGAAAAACCCTTTCATCCAGAGCCTTTTCACTTGCGCGCCAGTTATCAAAAACCTCGGCCATCCTTTCAGATTCATCATCCGCGATCAGTGTGAGTCGATTACAGAACTTCTCAAATCCCATCCCGGCAGTTGAATAAACCGAAATAATGTTGCATTTCGATTCGTTTCCAAAAATCAGCAACTCAAGAGGGATTTTACTTTCAACCATTTGCAAATCTGGAAAGGCTTCCTGATATCGGTTCATACTTTCACGTGGATGAACCTTGAAGGCAGGGCTAATTCCCTGGTTTTTCAAGAATTCAACAACCTTTCCATAAATCACCAGATCAAAATTTGAACCAGTTAAGTTGCCTGCTGTGATCGGTTGTGTTGCGATAATATAGAGGGTGCCTTCTTTTATGGCATCAGATTTCAAACCGAAAAATGAACTGCAAATACCGGAAACACGGGCAGGATTCAGGAAGTTAATTTTTTCCGTTTTTTCCCGGATTGCATCGGGAGCATTTTCAGGATTCAACAGATATATACGCTTACATCTTTTATCGTCTCCGATATAACGCTTTTTAAGTTTATGGCCGGTTAAAAAACGCCAAGTAGATTCCAAAGGTTTAAGTTGGACACCCGAGTAGTTAGAGATACCATCTTCGATTACCTCGTAATCGCGAAAGGCAAGCCTGAAAAGACGGGCAACCCTGCTTCTATCGTTGAAGAGAACCAATTTACTCGGCAACTGAGTCAAGCACAACTCTTGCGACAATGTGTTCAACAACCATTTCCGGTATCGTGAACGAAATGAAGAATTTGTTTTGATATTTAGAGAAGCCAGGAGGCGAAAGAAATGACCGACTGGGCTACCATCTACTAGTTTACGAATATTGTTACGATAAATAAAGTTGACCTGAACGTTTCGAGGCAACACTTTTTTATTGAATATCGAGGGATCAATATGCTGCTGATCAACAATCATCAATATGATGCTATTCACATCAGATTCTTCTGCAGCCCTCAATACTGAAAACATTAAATTTCGTATTGTAGAACAAATATAAAGGTTCATCATCAACCTGACTATATGATTCCATCGTGCTTAAACACTGTATTGAAATACCTGCAATCCTGTTCTGAAAACTCATATCCTTTTTGACAATATCCTGCAATAAAACACACCTTCAGAGTTCACCGATCAACAGAGGACCGATGCCAGTCTAATGCCTAACAAAAAACAGATACATTTCACTGCCATTTTTTTCAGATTTATTACTTGCCCACTCTTGACGTGCTTTTCGTTTCCAATAAATATCAACTGGCCCAGAAAACAGGTATAACGGTGAAATCAAGAAAAGCAGAAGATAGTGTCTCGTCTTTTTATCGTTTTTATTTAATAATTTCCTAATCTTCCTGGCGGGCGACCGCAGTTTATTAATCAAAAGTAAGCGTTTTCTTTCTTGCATCAATTGTTTTTTGGATGCGGCATCTTTTGCATTAGAAATATCTAAAAACTTGCGCACAAACTTTGAACTGGAGTCGGTAATCCATTCAATTGCACCAAAATACTGATTTGCATAATATTCTTTTTCAAGCTTGTAATTTCCCGGTCGACACAAGGCCTCAAATTGGTTTGTTGTAAGCCTGCGAAGATGTCCTTCATCTTCAAAAAAGAACCTGTTACCCAATTCCGGATTAATTCCATCATTGCGCAATAAACATATTCTATGTTCATAACTCCCAACATTGCCGCAGGGCAAAATATGAAACATAAAGCATTCCGGTTTCATAAACCCATTCATAAGTGAGAACACTTCTTCAAGGTCATAAACATGCTCGAAAACATGGTTGGAAAAAACAAAATCAAAGTAATCGTGATAATTCACTGACTCGTGTGATTTGAAAAAATTGCATTCGGGAAATCTCTTCCTGGCATTATTAACTGCCTCATCACTAATGTCAGTGCCAAACAAAGTCCACCCAGGAAGGGCCTGGAGCACAATATTTGTTAAGACACCATTACCGCATCCGAAATCGAGTGCTTTCCCGGTTTCAGGAAGATCTAAAGACTGTATTATTTCAGTTATTCTGGCCTTTCGCTCAACGGGCCACTCTCTTAAATAACCCTGTTCATACCGGGCATCATAAAATTTTTTAGACTGGTCTTGATTATTAATATTTGGAGTATCGAGTCCAGACATAACATTCCTTTATTGCTTTAAAAATTTTCAGTCGCGGCCAAACTATAATCTACAGTTAATGTTAACGTTGATTAAAATCTCAACATGTAGGTACTGATATTTTAGTAAAATGCAATAATTCAGCTATTGGGAACCAACAGCCACTCAGCTGGACAAAGATCTGATGTATCTAAATGAGACACATTAAACCAACGCTCCGGACGAACAACTATTTTATCAGGATTCCTTCCCAACCAAGCCCCCCACCAACTAAACGAACTATTTGCGATAATATGATGTTTACAATGCGCCATAAGAAACAAATCCTTGTATCCCATGTCATGGTTGTGATCGACATAAAATCCCTGGCCCTTTACTTTAATGTTTTGCTTAACCCACTCAATATCATCAGAAAAAAAACAATAGCATGGTGTCTCTATTGAATCTTCAATCGCCTGAAACGCACGTCTGTAATATTCTAAAGTGCAATGCCCATGCGCTTCAGCAATTTTCGGAGCTGTTACATAATCACCACGACGAACATGGACAGAAACCACATCAAGATTCCTGAATTCATCAATCAGATCCTGATTTATTTTACCGACAGGTTCTCTCGGAGAAAAGTCATTCAACAATTGAGGACGAATGTCTTTGAAATATTTTTCTGACTGCCAATAACCTTGCAGATAACTATTATTTCTTGCAGATAAAGCCTGTGGCTGAAAAGCAAATCCACGTTCTTTTATTAGATTGGGCGCTTTCAGAGAGAAACCTAATTTTCTTTTTGTTTTTGCAAGATTAAATTTAACCCCTCCGACTTCCTGAAACAATTCCATGAAAATATCTTGCGAAGTTCCTGTAGATGCGTCAATTGAGAAATGTTTCAGCTCATATTCCCTGAAGGTTGTATTAGGTATTTCAACACCGAGAGCAGAAGTATCAAGC
The Desulfuromonas sp. genome window above contains:
- a CDS encoding alpha-1,2-fucosyltransferase, with the protein product MIAVKLMGGLGNQMFQYALGRKLALKHGTSLMLDTSALGVEIPNTTFREYELKHFSIDASTGTSQDIFMELFQEVGGVKFNLAKTKRKLGFSLKAPNLIKERGFAFQPQALSARNNSYLQGYWQSEKYFKDIRPQLLNDFSPREPVGKINQDLIDEFRNLDVVSVHVRRGDYVTAPKIAEAHGHCTLEYYRRAFQAIEDSIETPCYCFFSDDIEWVKQNIKVKGQGFYVDHNHDMGYKDLFLMAHCKHHIIANSSFSWWGAWLGRNPDKIVVRPERWFNVSHLDTSDLCPAEWLLVPNS
- a CDS encoding glycosyl transferase produces the protein MTISLPSPPESICILRLSALGDVSHVLPTLRTLQKTWPDCRITWVIGKTEHALVGDIPEVEFIVFDKSKGVKAYLQLAKDLKRREFDILLHMQVALRASLASLLIKAPIRLGFDKFRARNGQALFTNHQIAAVEKQHVLDSFLEFPKALGIEEAVLEWNIPIPEQAEQKAADLLPADKKILAINPCTSNRARNWRNWSVENYASIIGHVFEKYGMITVLTGGPSKMEVDYAERIERASRHKPINLVGKTSVKELLAVLKRSDLMISPDTGPAHMANAVGTPVVGLYATSNPYRTGPYNSLDITINKYPEALDKESGKSVEDVRWGKRVRNPEAMELISNKDVISNLNNIVFKNQTDENIS
- a CDS encoding glycosyltransferase produces the protein MKKIIFVLPDLSGGGAEKAVLNLYKVFESHLDYECHIVTLSSGVSHEVDPGCRIHYLNEVQKVSKKGFKRLTYRKKICFAVDDYIENNFGKGCIVLSNMMFADKVMSKSRHNVIHIIHSVYGESLLSGKNIIRKFFIQKNLENVYGSHPLVFVSQGACKSFCENFKSNVPKYVIYNPINQDELLKLAEKDEINIEGKYILHLGRFNREKRHDRLLKAFAKINSCAKLVLLGEGKLQSSVFEMAQDMGLKGRVVFAGFQKNPYPYIKNASLLVLSSDFEALPTVVLEGASLGVPVVATNCPGGIEEIVGGDSPSLVPLEEEALTEAIQDALCEPQKYISLLDHKFSEKFAAEKYYEIFSSV